AGAAGCTAAATTGTATTGCTGAAGAATCGCACCATTCGATGGTTTTACCCAACGTAAACCTGCAGCCGTAGATACTGGCGTAACCGGTGCAGATGTATTGACGCGTGGTGTGGTTTGTACTGTGGTTGCTGGCGTAACCGGTGCCGGTGTAGGCACTGCAATTGTTTGACGCTGGATTGGCGCTGCCTGAGTCATAGCCTGAGTACTGGTGCTACGGCGCGCAGTATTGCTTTTCAGGCGGATTGATTGTCCGACATAAATCCGGTAAGGCGCACTGATATCATTCATCTCGGCAACACTGATATAGTTCAGTCCATAACGTGCTGCAATCCCACTCAATGTATCTCCTGAACGCACCGTATAGAAATCAGGAGCTGTTGCATAACGCGTTGCATTATTCACCTGGGGTTTGGTGGCACAACCGGTAATTACTCCTGTAGAAATAACAACGGTCGATAAAACGAGGGTTTTAATCAGGGTTGCAGGCGAAGCTACGACACATTTCGGTAACACCAAGAACATTATCTTCCTCTCTAATGCTATACGGTTGCAAAATTCCGTTAAGATTAGCAAAGTTTTACGGCAATATACTTGCAATCGCGAGTTTTTCACAAAGTTATAACACTAAGGACGCATTTTCTGCCAATTGTGTTTGTAAATTCCGCAGACTCTCATAATTGGTAGCATCCATCTGAATCGGGGTAATACTGACATAGCCATTGGCGACCGCAGAGAAGTCCGAATCGATTTCGTTAAACCCTGGCTTAGGGTCTGCGACTGCTTCTCCTGAGAGTCCAATCCAGAATACCTGACGACCACGCGGATCTATATGACTCGTCACCGGTTTAGACTGACGGCGGCGACTTTGATATGTCACTTTTTCCCCCTGCAATTCAGTTACATCTGGAATATTGATATTAAAAATATGTCGCTCAGGCAGAACAGGCAAACCACGAGCAATAAAATCATGCACCCATTCGGCGGCCAACTGATAATCCTGAGGCTGCTGATAGCCACGTACATTCGGCCCACTCAGTGATACGGCAATCGCAGGATGTTTAGTTAAACGACCTTCAAAGGCCGCCCCGACTGTACCGGAATACAAGATATCATCTCCCAGATTTGCGCCGCTATTTATCCCGCTAACCACCAGGTCAAATTCAAAATCAAATAGCCCGTTCATAGCCAAGTAAACGCAATCTGCCGGCGTCCCATTAACCGCCCAGACATCAGGAGAAATCTGGATTGGGCGTAAAGGGCGGTCCAAAGTTAAGGCACTAGAAAAGCCACTGCGTTCACTTTCCGGTGCCACAATCACCACTCGCCCCAAAGGCTTTAGCGCTTGCGCCAAAGCCTGAATACCGGGTGCAAACACCCCATCATCATTTGAAACTAAAATATTCACTAAAAAATCTCGTTACGCTAAAAAATGACTGACTAGGACATTTCATTGTATTAGTGCAGGAATTATATATATTTATTGCTCGACATCCATCTTTATAATATGTGGCTCAAGATGATTAAAAAATTCTCTTTATTTAGCGCTCTCACTTTAAGCTTGGCAGCATTTATTTCCCCTTCAGTTATGGCAAACGATCTGACTGTTGAAGAAAACAATACCATTGTAAAAGAAGATATTGCATCAGCACAGGTTATGGCTGAAGTTTGCCCGGCAATCATTGGTCAAAATCCAAAATTTAACAGCACCGTTGAACAATTGATCCAGTCTTATCTTGCAGACTACTCAGATAAAGGCATGAGCTATCAAAAGCTACAGGCAGACAGTGAATATAAATCTTTACTTGAAGAAGCACGTCAGGGTGCAAAGCAAACCAGCTCAGACGAGCAGAAAACTGTCTGTGAAGAAATGCTGAACTACCAAGGCTAAGCCAGCTAAATTTTCAAATAAGACGGTGTAAACATCGTCTTATTTTCTCTTACAGATTTATTCATAATTCTACAGCTTCGCTACATTTTCCCACTTTTCAATTTCAAAAATAAGTTTAAGCTAGGCAAATTATTGTTCTAAATCCATTTTTTGAGTTTTCAATGAAAAATCCAATATTCCAAGCTTTAACATTCTGCGCAATTTCTGCCGCCACTCTTTTGGGAACTTCTGCATTTGCAGCCGATGAAAACATTAATGTTACCCCAACTCAGCAAGTGACCAAACAGGAACTGGCAGCCATTTATGTTCTTTCAGAAATCTGTCCAAGCATGGTCAAAGACAAGTCACAGTTTAATCAGGGTTATACCAAGCTGGTGACTGAGTATATGCCGGGCCAGCGTAATCCGGTTGAAAGCTTAAACCAGATGGCTAAACAGAACGATTTCCGCAATATTCTGGCCGAAGCACAATCGGATGCCAAGAAAGCCGGCAAGAAAAAAAATCAGGTGATTTGTAATGAATTAACCACCTATAACAATTAAGCTGCTTTTCTGCCGATAACTTACAATACTTTTGAAATAAGACCGGGTTTCCCATAGAAGTCAGCCTAGCTTTGTCCTAAAATGCTAGGCTCTTCGTGCTTACATCAAGATATAGGAACCCACTAGAAATGACCCAAAAAACTGCCCTTGCTGCATTATTATTAGTTCCTAGTTTTAGCTTTGCAGCAACTGTCCTATCTGCACCACCAGAATTGAATAATAAATCCTACGTGCTAATGGACTACGAGACAGGGCAACTTCTCGCTTCAAAAAATGAAAATGAAAAATTAGCCCCTGCTTCAATGACCAAGATGATGACCAGTTACATCATCGAACAAAAACTATTGAGCGGTGAACTCACTGAAGATGAACAAGTGCGCATGAACGAGTCAGCATGGTGTCGCGGCAGTAGCGCGGAATCATGTATGTATGTACCTTTAAATGGTACGGCAACTGCACTTGAAATGCTTCGCGGGATTATTATTCAATCAGGGAATGATGCATCGAAAGCCATGGCTGAACATATTGCAGGGAACGAGGGTACCTTTGCACATATGATGAATCAGGAAGCTAAACGTATTGGCATGACCAATACCAGCTTCGTGAACTCAACCGGTATGCCGGCTGAAGGCCATTATTCAACTGCCAAAGATATGGCAACGCTGGCACAGCACATCATTAAAGACAGTTCTAAATATTATCCGATTTATGCGGAAAAAGAATTTACCTTTCATGGCATCAAGCAAGGTAACCGTAATGCCCTGCTATATA
The nucleotide sequence above comes from Acinetobacter lwoffii. Encoded proteins:
- a CDS encoding peptidoglycan DD-metalloendopeptidase family protein is translated as MFLVLPKCVVASPATLIKTLVLSTVVISTGVITGCATKPQVNNATRYATAPDFYTVRSGDTLSGIAARYGLNYISVAEMNDISAPYRIYVGQSIRLKSNTARRSTSTQAMTQAAPIQRQTIAVPTPAPVTPATTVQTTPRVNTSAPVTPVSTAAGLRWVKPSNGAILQQYNLASNIKGTRYSGNVGDPVFAAADGQVVYAADGLKEYGNLVLVKHINGYITAYAHNSKLNVKSGQNVTAGQKIAEMGSTGTTRTMLEFQVRLDGKPINPTAVLPNN
- the surE gene encoding 5'/3'-nucleotidase SurE; translated protein: MNILVSNDDGVFAPGIQALAQALKPLGRVVIVAPESERSGFSSALTLDRPLRPIQISPDVWAVNGTPADCVYLAMNGLFDFEFDLVVSGINSGANLGDDILYSGTVGAAFEGRLTKHPAIAVSLSGPNVRGYQQPQDYQLAAEWVHDFIARGLPVLPERHIFNINIPDVTELQGEKVTYQSRRRQSKPVTSHIDPRGRQVFWIGLSGEAVADPKPGFNEIDSDFSAVANGYVSITPIQMDATNYESLRNLQTQLAENASLVL
- a CDS encoding MCR_0457 family protein — its product is MIKKFSLFSALTLSLAAFISPSVMANDLTVEENNTIVKEDIASAQVMAEVCPAIIGQNPKFNSTVEQLIQSYLADYSDKGMSYQKLQADSEYKSLLEEARQGAKQTSSDEQKTVCEEMLNYQG
- a CDS encoding MCR_0457 family protein, encoding MKNPIFQALTFCAISAATLLGTSAFAADENINVTPTQQVTKQELAAIYVLSEICPSMVKDKSQFNQGYTKLVTEYMPGQRNPVESLNQMAKQNDFRNILAEAQSDAKKAGKKKNQVICNELTTYNN
- the dacC gene encoding D-alanyl-D-alanine carboxypeptidase PBP5/6, with the translated sequence MTQKTALAALLLVPSFSFAATVLSAPPELNNKSYVLMDYETGQLLASKNENEKLAPASMTKMMTSYIIEQKLLSGELTEDEQVRMNESAWCRGSSAESCMYVPLNGTATALEMLRGIIIQSGNDASKAMAEHIAGNEGTFAHMMNQEAKRIGMTNTSFVNSTGMPAEGHYSTAKDMATLAQHIIKDSSKYYPIYAEKEFTFHGIKQGNRNALLYTDPSVDGLKTGHTNEAGYCLTTSSKRGPTRLISVIFGAPTMQERATQTRELLAWGYANFETKNVQPAKQVLAKAKVWFGKEDEVQIGLAENFNVTMPKGQANAIKTQLVVQPKLTAPLQPGQVVGKYVATLDGKVISEKPLVALNAVEEAGFFARMLDHIKQFFSNLF